The Pseudomonas viciae genomic interval CGCGCCGGTCTTGTAGACGCGCACGCCTTCGCGGTTCAGCTCGGCGGCGGCATTGCCTTGATTGAGAATGTTCGGGTCGTCGGTCAGCTTGGCAATGCCTTGCATCACCGTCGGGTCGTCGCCGTAGATCTCCGCGCAGTTCTTGAGCATCGACTCGCCGGCACTGGTCTGGCCGAGCATTTGTAGCTGCTTGGCCACCAACAAGGCCGCTTCGGCACTCATGAACTGCTCCATGCCGTCGAGGCGCTGCAAGGCCTGCTCAGTGAGCTTTTCGGCAGTTTCAGCATCGTTCAACAGCAGGCTCGTGGCCTTCATCAGCCGCGCCCGCACCTGCAGTCCCGGGTCATTGAGGTTTTCCTTGGCCACAGCACTGAGGGTCGTGTTGATCTCCAGCCGGGTCCGGGTATCCAGACCCTTCTCGCTGCCCTTGCTGATCAGTGCATGGGCCAGGCCTAAATTGCTTTCCGGATCCTTGAAGCGCGACTGCGCCCCCTGCCCGACCGCCTGGCGATAAGCCTTGGACGCCGTTTCGTAGTCTTCGTTGGTCATCGCCAACTTGCCCAGCAGCGATTGCCGGCGCACCGCCAGCGGCGACAGGCGCACCGCCTCTTCCAGTACGTGTTGCGCCTGTTTCGTATCGCCTTCGGCCACCAATACTTCTGCCATGCCGTCGTACAACGCCGGCATCATCGGAAATACCTTCAGGGCCTTCTCATAAACATCCTTGGCCTGGCCGACCTGGCCACGTTTGAATAGCAACTTCCCCAGGCCCGCATAGGCCCATGGCAACGGACGGTCGGCGAGGATGGTGTTGTACAGACGCTCCAGGGCTTCGTTCTGATTCAAGTCGCGCAACGCATCGGCCCGATAACGCAGGCACAACGGTCCATAACGCGGATCCTGTTTGCACAGGGCGATGCAGGCATTGAGCACCTCCATCGGCTTGCCACGATCAAGGGCTTGCAGGATCGGCTTGAGCAGGGTCTTGCGCTGCTCCAGCCGCTCCAGCCGCTGAGCCAGGCCGGAGCGATTGAACGGCTTGGTCAGGTACGCATCGGGCTCATGCTCCAGGGCACTGAGCACCATCGCCTGACTGCTTTCAGCCGTCACCATGAGAAACACACTTTCATGGCTGATCAGCTTCTCGACCATCAAATCTTCAAGCACCTGCTGGCCGTTCTTGCGGCCGTCGCCCAGGTGATAATCCTGCAAAATGAAGTCATAGCGTTTCTGCGAGCACATGCGCAGCGCGACTTCACCGGTGTCAGCGGTGTCCACGTCCTTGACACCCAGCTCACGCAGCATGGACCGGACGGAGCTGCGAAAATCCGAGAAATCATCGACGATCAGAAAACTTTTTTGGTGGTACGCCAGCATCGAGGATGTCCAGGCAAGTAAGAAGATAACCCAATGGCAAGCAACGAAACGCTGTCTCATAGCCGGCAAGGCGCGCAGATGATAGCCACCAGCCACTTACGATCAAGGGTTTTCCGAACCTCTTGTCCTGGCTGTGCCGTGGTGCACATTGCACGCCGTTCCTGCACGCCGAAACGCTGGAGAGAACGGGGCTCAACAGGTTATCGGCCGAAAATGACGTTCCGTTAAGCAGATTATAGGCAAGAGGCTTGAAGGGTTTGGTGCGAGAAAATATGGTGTCCCAGGGCAGGTTCGAACTGCCAACCTTCCCCTTAGGAGGGGGATGCTCTATCCAATTGAGCTACTGAGACACGAGTCGACCACGAGAAACGCGGTGCGAAGGACGGCGTGCATGTTAACGGCCAGTCCTGCGTTTGTCATGTCGTCCATGGTTTTTAAGTGTAGCCAAAGGGTACCGCTGGCCAGACTCACAGGTCGAAGACAGCTGATATTCAACCGCCACTCATCTGCCCTGACTCACCTCACGCTAGTAAATCGGCAAATTGCCACTATCCTATACAAAACAAGGACAGCACGCGCCTTTGCCCTCGCGCCGGTTATCCGCCGGACGGTATGGCACATAGACACGATGCAGTGGTCACAAATGCGGACCTGTTGATTTTTCAAACCAGTCCGCATTTTTGATGAAGGGTGCTGGCATAACGCCTTTACCCGGATCAATATTTGTCACAGAATTGGCGCCAATGATCTGGCAATTTTGAGGCATGATGCGGGCCTCTTAACAATTCAGGTTGAACATTTGGCTACAGGCCTTGTCCTAACGACATCCTGCGGCCAATCCCGAGAACCGCTCCCCTGAACTAACCGGTTAAATATATGCGCCCATTGAAACAGGCAGTTTACTCCAGCCGTACAGCTGACAAGTTCGTGGTACGTCTGCCAGACGGAATGCGGGAACGCATTGCCGAGGTGGCTCGCAATCATCATCGCAGCATGAACTCTGAAATCATCGCGCGCCTTGAGCAAAGCCTTATTCAAGAAGGCGCTCTTGGTGAAGAGCTCAGCATGCGCTTGGACAGCCCTGAGCTGTCCTTGCATGAGCGCGAGCTGCTGCAACGATTCCGACAACTCTCCCATCGCCAGCAAAACGCCCTTGTTTCGCTGATTGCCCATGATGCCGAAATGGCCGCAGACGCGTCCTGATCGCAACGAATATCTTAAAGCCAGCCTTGTGCTGGCTTTTTTTTGCCTGGCGTTTGGCCCTGATTTGAATTTTTGAGCATCCATGAAAAAGCCCGCCAGATAGGCGGGCTTTCTTGACGAGTGATTCAGAGCAGGAAAATCGTCGCCAACCCCAGGAAAATAAAGAACCCACCGCTGTCAGTCACAGCGGTGATCATTACGCTGGCACCCATGGCAGGGTCACGCCCCATGCGGGCCAGGGTCATGGGAATCAATACCCCCATCAGCGCCGCCAACAACAAGTTGAGGGTCATCGCGGCGGTCATGACCACCCCCAGCGACCAGCTGCCGTAGAGCAGATAAGCCACCACACCGATCACCCCACCCCAAATAACGCCATTGATCAGGGACACGGCCAGCTCCTTGCGCATCAATCGCGAGGTATTGCCGGTACTGACCTGGTCCAGCGCCATCGCGCGGACGATCATGGTGATGGTCTGGTTGCCGGAGTTGCCACCGATGCCGGCAACGATGGGCATCAACGCCGCGAGCGCCACCAGCTTCTCGATGGAGCCCTCGAACAACCCGATCACCCGAGAGGCGACAAAAGCCGTAATCAGATTGATTGCCAGCCAGGCCCAACGGTTACGCAGGGATTTCCAGACCGAAGCGAAGAT includes:
- a CDS encoding tetratricopeptide repeat-containing response regulator, whose translation is MLAYHQKSFLIVDDFSDFRSSVRSMLRELGVKDVDTADTGEVALRMCSQKRYDFILQDYHLGDGRKNGQQVLEDLMVEKLISHESVFLMVTAESSQAMVLSALEHEPDAYLTKPFNRSGLAQRLERLEQRKTLLKPILQALDRGKPMEVLNACIALCKQDPRYGPLCLRYRADALRDLNQNEALERLYNTILADRPLPWAYAGLGKLLFKRGQVGQAKDVYEKALKVFPMMPALYDGMAEVLVAEGDTKQAQHVLEEAVRLSPLAVRRQSLLGKLAMTNEDYETASKAYRQAVGQGAQSRFKDPESNLGLAHALISKGSEKGLDTRTRLEINTTLSAVAKENLNDPGLQVRARLMKATSLLLNDAETAEKLTEQALQRLDGMEQFMSAEAALLVAKQLQMLGQTSAGESMLKNCAEIYGDDPTVMQGIAKLTDDPNILNQGNAAAELNREGVRVYKTGALPEARELFRRALKMQPKNISIALNMAQSLLHGTDTSVESELLQECRACLKLVGMMPDTDARFARYQKLRSKAFGDE
- a CDS encoding Arc family DNA-binding protein; protein product: MRPLKQAVYSSRTADKFVVRLPDGMRERIAEVARNHHRSMNSEIIARLEQSLIQEGALGEELSMRLDSPELSLHERELLQRFRQLSHRQQNALVSLIAHDAEMAADAS